ACATAGTCGATCTGCGCGCCCTTGAGAAGATCGATGCTCTTGCCGTCCACGTAGACCCTGACGCCGTTCGCCTCGAGGAGCTTGTCGTCCTCGGCGGGGCTGTCCTCGATCATCATCCCGTAGCGGAAGCCCGAGCATCCGCCGGAGTACACGTAGACGCGAAGCCCGACGTTCGGGTTCGCCTCCTCGGCCGTCAGTTCGCGGAGCTTCGTGGCCGCCGCGTCGGTGAGGCTGAGGGGGGTCGTCTGGGCTTCGAGCATCGTGGTGGGTCCTCCTTCGGAGGCGGGTCGCGCTGGGTACTGGGGCGCCGATGCGTCCGCGTTCCGCCCATCGTACGCACGTCAAGAAGTTTCGACAAGCACCGACGCTTGCGCCACCCGGGACGCAGCTCCCGACGGGCAGGTGCGTGGAGCGCCCGGAGCCACCAACGACCGCCGAGCCGCGGTGTCCGCGACCGTTCCGGCCGCCAGCGTCGTGGGAATCTCGTGCGCTCATCGGAGGAACGTTGGAGCGACTGGCGGCCCTCGTCACGTGTCGTGCGCTCATCCAGGGAACGCATGAGCGCGATCCGGCCCTCCAGGCACCGCCGCGCG
Above is a window of Chloroflexota bacterium DNA encoding:
- the erpA gene encoding iron-sulfur cluster insertion protein ErpA is translated as MLEAQTTPLSLTDAAATKLRELTAEEANPNVGLRVYVYSGGCSGFRYGMMIEDSPAEDDKLLEANGVRVYVDGKSIDLLKGAQIDYVDTLMGAGFTVNNPNAVAACGCGSSFRTADDAGTARSCSH